The following are encoded in a window of Thermococcus alcaliphilus genomic DNA:
- the hmgA gene encoding hydroxymethylglutaryl-CoA reductase (NADPH) — protein MNLEELIEKVASGEIKLHQVEKYTGSKRLATEIRRKALEKKLGISLKNIGHYSIDPEEVIGKNIENMIGVVQIPMGVAGPLKINGEYAKGEFYIPLATTEGALVASVNRGCSALTAAGGVKTTIIDDKMTRAPLLKCPDARRAREVAQWVEENLEYLQEKAVSKVTRHGKLRGVRPYIVGNNLYLRFEFETGDAMGMNMVTIASEEIMKVIEEHFPDVKYLALSGNLCVDKKPNAMNFINGRGKTVIAEAIIPREIVEKKLKTTPELIAEVNYRKNLVGSAQAGSYGFNAHFGNIVGAIFLATGQDEAQITEGSHGITLAEVTPEGDLYISITMPSLEIGTVGGGTRVPTQREALSIMGVAGGGEPPGTNAKKFAEIVAGAVLAGELSLLAAIAAKHLAKAHKELGR, from the coding sequence ATGAACTTGGAAGAACTTATCGAAAAGGTAGCCAGTGGAGAAATTAAGCTTCACCAAGTGGAAAAATATACCGGAAGCAAAAGGCTTGCAACTGAGATAAGAAGAAAAGCCCTTGAGAAAAAATTGGGAATATCCCTCAAAAACATCGGGCATTACTCTATCGACCCTGAGGAAGTTATTGGAAAGAACATAGAAAACATGATTGGAGTTGTCCAGATACCAATGGGAGTGGCCGGGCCCTTAAAGATAAATGGTGAATATGCCAAAGGAGAGTTCTATATTCCCTTGGCGACAACCGAAGGGGCCCTAGTTGCAAGCGTTAATAGAGGGTGCTCAGCTTTAACTGCTGCAGGTGGCGTGAAAACAACCATAATCGACGACAAAATGACAAGGGCGCCTCTTTTAAAATGCCCCGATGCAAGAAGGGCTAGAGAAGTTGCCCAATGGGTCGAAGAAAACCTCGAATATCTCCAAGAGAAAGCGGTTTCAAAAGTAACTAGGCATGGAAAGCTTAGGGGAGTTAGGCCATACATTGTGGGCAACAATCTCTATTTGAGGTTTGAGTTCGAGACAGGCGATGCTATGGGGATGAACATGGTCACGATAGCAAGTGAAGAGATAATGAAGGTTATCGAAGAGCACTTCCCGGATGTTAAGTACCTAGCCCTTTCTGGAAACCTCTGCGTTGATAAGAAGCCCAACGCAATGAACTTCATCAACGGAAGGGGAAAAACAGTGATAGCCGAGGCGATCATTCCAAGGGAGATCGTGGAGAAAAAGCTCAAGACAACGCCGGAACTCATAGCGGAAGTAAACTATAGGAAAAATCTCGTAGGCTCAGCCCAGGCTGGAAGTTATGGATTCAACGCCCATTTTGGAAACATTGTGGGGGCAATATTCTTAGCAACTGGCCAGGATGAAGCCCAAATAACCGAAGGCTCCCATGGAATAACCCTTGCAGAAGTCACTCCTGAGGGAGATTTATACATAAGCATAACAATGCCGAGCCTCGAAATCGGAACAGTAGGTGGAGGAACGAGAGTTCCTACGCAGAGGGAAGCATTAAGCATCATGGGCGTTGCAGGCGGTGGAGAGCCACCAGGAACGAATGCAAAGAAGTTTGCGGAGATTGTTGCAGGTGCAGTATTAGCAGGAGAGCTCTCTTTGTTGGCAGCCATAGCGGCAAAGCACTTAGCAAAAGCGCACAAAGAGCTTGGACGCTAG
- a CDS encoding MinD/ParA family ATP-binding protein — MPVIIVTGRGGAGKTTTTANLSVYFAQKEYRTLAIDGDLFLPNLGFHFALENVNYTVHSLLKNPEVDPEWAIYKHAKTGVNVMPGSTRLQDVIGISPKRLRDIVEQMRYKFPVVFVDSPTGIPFDTLPTFEVADYQIIAVEVERSPIYSFETMVENEINKLKAIGEEYGLKIGVVLNKVRESEDVIDHIIDEITENVGLPVVGVIPFDEYVPESINVGIPVLAYKPRSDAAIAFYEAGEILEEWIFRKVKKI, encoded by the coding sequence ATGCCGGTTATAATCGTTACCGGGAGAGGGGGAGCTGGTAAAACCACAACCACTGCAAATCTAAGCGTGTATTTTGCTCAAAAGGAGTATAGGACTTTAGCTATAGATGGTGATCTCTTCTTGCCCAATCTCGGCTTCCATTTTGCTTTGGAGAATGTCAACTATACTGTCCATTCCCTTCTCAAAAATCCCGAAGTTGATCCGGAGTGGGCAATCTACAAACATGCAAAGACTGGAGTTAACGTGATGCCCGGTAGTACTAGGCTGCAGGATGTAATAGGTATATCACCCAAAAGATTAAGGGATATCGTCGAGCAGATGAGGTATAAGTTTCCGGTGGTTTTTGTTGATTCTCCCACTGGAATTCCCTTTGATACCCTTCCAACTTTTGAAGTTGCTGACTATCAAATAATAGCTGTTGAAGTTGAAAGATCACCGATTTATTCCTTTGAAACAATGGTGGAGAATGAAATTAACAAGCTTAAGGCAATAGGCGAGGAATATGGGTTAAAGATTGGGGTAGTGCTAAACAAGGTCAGGGAATCGGAAGATGTTATAGACCACATAATAGACGAGATCACTGAAAACGTTGGCCTGCCGGTTGTTGGGGTAATACCATTTGATGAGTATGTTCCGGAATCCATAAACGTGGGAATCCCAGTACTTGCATATAAACCAAGAAGCGATGCGGCTATAGCGTTTTATGAGGCCGGAGAGATATTAGAGGAATGGATATTTAGGAAGGTTAAAAAGATCTGA
- a CDS encoding TRAM domain-containing protein has product MDRGGPRLPPVKVGERYKVKIEALGKGGDGIARIKGFVIFVPNTKVGDEVEIVINSVKQKFAFGEIIG; this is encoded by the coding sequence ATGGACAGAGGAGGCCCAAGACTGCCTCCAGTTAAAGTTGGAGAAAGATACAAGGTAAAGATAGAAGCCCTTGGAAAAGGTGGAGATGGAATAGCAAGAATTAAGGGCTTTGTGATTTTTGTCCCCAATACAAAAGTGGGGGATGAGGTAGAGATTGTTATAAATTCCGTGAAACAGAAGTTTGCATTCGGAGAAATTATTGGTTGA
- the tdh gene encoding L-threonine 3-dehydrogenase — translation MGEKMTAIMKTKPAYGAELVEVDVPQPKEGEVLIKVLATSICGTDLHIYEWNEWAQSRIKPPQIMGHEVAGEVVEVGKGVDDIQVGDYISAETHIVCGKCYQCKTGNYHVCQNTKIFGVDTDGVFAEYAIVPAQNAWKNPKEIPPEYATLQEPLGNAVDTVLAGPISGKTVLITGAGPLGLLGITVAKASGASLVIVSEPSDFRRELAKKVGADVVINPMEEDVVKEVKDLTDGNGVDVFLEFSGAPKALEQGLQAVTPAGRVSLLGLFPREVTFDINNLVIFKALEVHGITGRHLWQTWYTVSNLLRSGKLNLDPIITHKYKGFDKFEEAFELMRAGKTGKVVFFPHKH, via the coding sequence ATGGGCGAAAAAATGACCGCTATCATGAAAACTAAGCCCGCTTACGGTGCTGAACTTGTTGAAGTTGATGTTCCACAGCCAAAAGAAGGGGAAGTCCTCATCAAGGTTCTTGCAACCAGCATCTGCGGAACCGATCTTCATATCTATGAGTGGAATGAATGGGCACAGAGCAGAATAAAGCCCCCCCAGATAATGGGCCACGAAGTCGCTGGAGAGGTTGTGGAAGTTGGAAAAGGAGTGGATGACATTCAAGTAGGTGACTACATCTCTGCAGAAACGCATATAGTTTGCGGAAAATGCTACCAATGTAAAACCGGCAACTACCATGTTTGTCAGAACACTAAAATATTTGGAGTGGACACCGATGGTGTCTTTGCGGAATATGCGATAGTCCCAGCCCAGAATGCATGGAAAAATCCAAAGGAGATTCCCCCAGAATACGCAACCCTCCAAGAGCCCTTGGGTAATGCCGTCGATACAGTTTTAGCTGGACCAATTTCAGGTAAAACTGTTCTCATAACCGGTGCTGGACCATTAGGTCTTCTAGGCATAACGGTAGCGAAGGCAAGTGGAGCTTCTCTGGTAATAGTGAGCGAGCCGAGTGACTTCAGAAGAGAGCTGGCTAAAAAAGTGGGTGCTGATGTGGTTATAAACCCCATGGAAGAGGATGTTGTTAAGGAAGTGAAAGACCTAACAGATGGCAATGGAGTTGACGTTTTTCTTGAATTCAGCGGTGCTCCAAAAGCCCTTGAACAGGGACTGCAGGCAGTTACCCCGGCAGGAAGGGTTAGTCTTCTAGGTCTCTTCCCGAGGGAAGTCACATTCGACATTAACAACCTCGTTATCTTCAAAGCACTGGAAGTTCATGGAATTACCGGAAGGCACCTATGGCAAACTTGGTACACTGTCTCCAACCTCCTTAGAAGCGGAAAGCTCAATTTAGACCCGATAATCACGCACAAGTACAAGGGATTCGATAAGTTTGAGGAAGCTTTTGAGCTCATGCGGGCTGGAAAAACAGGTAAGGTTGTGTTCTTCCCCCACAAGCACTGA
- a CDS encoding phenylalanine--tRNA ligase subunit alpha, which yields MELSYQERLTLIKLRDLKKAKFEDLVKETGLDQVAVMRAVLWLQSKGLAKLHERQKRIVRITELGRKYAKIGLPERRALKLLVERGKVSLDELRGVLSEDELRPIVGILRREGWANVRKEDGNLVLEVTEKGRAAISEERPIDKALKILAEIGEVEAKELEKLIPIKELKSRKIGEEDTKAEREVEITEEGMKLAESGLELKKEVSVLTPELIKSGEWRKVEFKRFNIQAPVRRVYPGKKQPYRVFLDKIRRKLIEMGFIEMTAESLIETQFWNFDALFQPQNHPARDWTDTYQLKYPKYGSLPDEELVEKVRASHEHGWTTGSRGWGYKWDPRMAMLLMPRAHATALSARQLGKGVQIPGKYFAIQRVFRPDVLDRTHLIEFNQVDGFVVDESLTFKHLLGILKRFAVEIAGAKKVKFLPDYYPFTEPSVQMSAYHEELGWVEFGGAGIFREEMTKPLGIDVPVIAWGIGIDRLAMFKLGIDDIRYLFSYDLKWLREAKLVW from the coding sequence ATGGAATTAAGCTATCAAGAAAGATTAACTCTCATCAAGCTCAGGGATTTAAAAAAGGCGAAATTTGAAGACCTAGTTAAAGAGACCGGACTTGACCAGGTAGCGGTAATGAGAGCCGTTCTCTGGCTCCAGAGCAAGGGGCTTGCAAAGCTCCATGAAAGACAGAAGAGAATCGTAAGGATAACAGAACTGGGAAGAAAATATGCAAAAATTGGACTTCCAGAAAGGAGAGCCTTGAAACTGCTTGTTGAGAGGGGCAAAGTTTCTCTTGATGAGTTAAGGGGAGTACTGAGTGAGGATGAGCTTAGGCCTATAGTTGGAATCTTAAGGAGAGAAGGATGGGCGAATGTCAGAAAGGAGGATGGAAACCTCGTTCTTGAGGTCACTGAAAAGGGGAGAGCAGCGATTTCTGAGGAGAGACCAATCGACAAAGCATTGAAAATCCTTGCAGAAATAGGGGAAGTTGAGGCAAAAGAGCTTGAAAAGCTCATCCCTATTAAGGAGCTGAAGAGCAGAAAAATTGGGGAAGAAGACACTAAGGCGGAGAGAGAGGTAGAGATCACAGAGGAAGGGATGAAACTCGCTGAGAGTGGTCTTGAGCTCAAGAAAGAGGTCTCAGTTTTAACTCCAGAGCTCATAAAGAGTGGGGAATGGAGAAAGGTTGAGTTCAAACGCTTTAACATTCAAGCCCCTGTGAGGAGAGTCTATCCTGGCAAAAAGCAACCTTATAGGGTTTTCCTCGATAAGATAAGAAGAAAACTTATAGAGATGGGCTTTATTGAGATGACTGCAGAAAGCCTAATAGAGACTCAATTCTGGAACTTTGATGCTTTGTTCCAGCCACAGAATCATCCAGCGAGGGATTGGACGGATACTTATCAGCTGAAGTATCCAAAATATGGCTCTCTCCCGGATGAGGAGCTCGTGGAAAAGGTTAGGGCATCTCATGAACACGGATGGACAACGGGCTCAAGAGGATGGGGATACAAGTGGGATCCAAGAATGGCCATGCTTTTAATGCCCAGAGCCCATGCAACCGCCCTGAGTGCAAGACAGCTTGGCAAAGGTGTCCAAATACCGGGTAAGTACTTCGCTATTCAAAGAGTTTTTAGGCCAGACGTTTTGGACAGAACACACCTAATAGAGTTCAACCAAGTTGATGGATTCGTTGTGGATGAGAGCTTAACATTCAAACACCTCCTCGGAATCTTGAAGAGGTTTGCGGTTGAAATCGCTGGAGCAAAGAAGGTTAAGTTCCTTCCAGATTATTACCCCTTCACAGAGCCGAGCGTTCAAATGAGTGCCTATCACGAAGAGCTTGGATGGGTAGAATTTGGGGGAGCGGGAATATTCAGAGAAGAGATGACAAAACCGCTTGGAATAGACGTGCCAGTAATTGCATGGGGAATCGGTATCGACAGATTGGCCATGTTTAAGCTGGGAATAGACGACATAAGATACCTCTTCAGCTATGACTTAAAGTGGTTGAGAGAGGCTAAACTGGTGTGGTGA
- the pheT gene encoding phenylalanine--tRNA ligase subunit beta, whose protein sequence is MPKFDVAKHDLERLIGKEFTVEEWEDLFLYAKCELDDMWEHEGKIYFKADAKDTNRPDLWSAEGIARQVKWALGMAKGLPNYEIEKSDVVVYVDEKLKDIRPYGVYAIVENLELDEEALRQIIQLQEKVALTFGRRRREVAIGTFDFGKLKPPFYYKAVEPDKIRFIPLNSDREMSADEILEEHEKGKEYGHLIKGKSYYPLLVDREGNVLSMPPVINSETHGKVTEETKSIFIDITGWDLNKIMLALNVIVTALAERGGKIRSVKVVYKDFEIETPDLTPKEFEVDLGYIKRLAGVELSDEEIKDLLERMMYEVEIVDGKAKLKYPAFRDDIMHARDVLEDVLIAYGYNNIVPEEPKLAVQGKGDDFIEFENAVRDLMVGFGLQEVMTFNLTNKEAQFDKMNISEEEIVEIENPISQKWSALRKWLLPSLMEFLSQNTHEEYPQKIFEVGKVTLIDESRETKTVSESKLAVALAHPKVTFTEAKEILDSLMRHLGAEYELKEIEHGSFIPGRVGEIIVDGKSIGIIGEIHPQVLENWGIEMPIAAFEIFLRPFYKGSFL, encoded by the coding sequence ATGCCGAAGTTCGATGTTGCCAAGCATGACTTGGAGAGATTAATTGGGAAAGAATTCACGGTCGAAGAGTGGGAAGACTTATTCCTCTATGCAAAATGCGAGCTTGACGATATGTGGGAGCACGAAGGTAAGATATACTTCAAGGCAGATGCCAAAGATACGAACAGGCCTGATTTGTGGAGTGCCGAGGGAATAGCGAGACAGGTAAAATGGGCCCTTGGAATGGCAAAAGGATTGCCGAACTATGAGATCGAAAAAAGCGACGTTGTCGTTTACGTGGATGAAAAATTGAAAGATATAAGACCCTATGGAGTTTATGCCATAGTTGAGAACCTTGAACTTGATGAAGAAGCCTTGAGACAGATAATCCAGCTTCAGGAGAAAGTGGCGCTCACCTTTGGAAGGAGAAGAAGGGAAGTTGCCATAGGAACGTTCGACTTCGGTAAGCTCAAGCCTCCTTTCTACTACAAAGCTGTTGAGCCAGATAAAATAAGATTTATTCCATTAAACAGCGACCGAGAAATGAGTGCTGATGAGATACTTGAGGAGCACGAAAAGGGGAAGGAATACGGCCACTTGATTAAAGGAAAGTCCTATTATCCATTGCTTGTTGACAGGGAAGGAAACGTTCTCTCAATGCCCCCGGTTATAAACTCCGAAACTCATGGGAAGGTCACTGAAGAGACCAAGAGCATCTTCATAGACATCACGGGATGGGATCTTAACAAGATCATGCTTGCTTTGAATGTAATTGTAACTGCCTTAGCTGAACGTGGCGGAAAAATAAGGAGCGTCAAGGTAGTTTACAAGGATTTCGAGATAGAAACTCCCGATTTGACTCCCAAGGAGTTCGAAGTTGATCTTGGCTACATCAAAAGACTTGCGGGAGTTGAGCTCAGCGATGAGGAGATAAAGGACCTACTTGAGCGCATGATGTATGAGGTTGAAATCGTTGATGGAAAGGCAAAGCTGAAGTATCCAGCATTTAGAGACGACATAATGCATGCAAGAGACGTTTTGGAGGACGTCCTCATTGCATACGGATACAACAACATTGTTCCAGAAGAGCCAAAGCTTGCCGTTCAAGGAAAGGGAGACGATTTTATAGAGTTTGAAAACGCTGTGAGAGATCTTATGGTTGGCTTTGGCCTCCAAGAGGTTATGACATTCAACCTCACGAATAAGGAAGCCCAGTTTGACAAAATGAACATTTCAGAGGAGGAAATAGTGGAGATTGAGAATCCGATAAGCCAGAAATGGTCTGCGTTGAGAAAATGGCTCCTTCCAAGCCTGATGGAATTCCTAAGCCAGAATACCCATGAGGAATATCCTCAGAAGATCTTTGAGGTTGGTAAGGTGACCCTCATAGACGAAAGCAGAGAAACAAAGACTGTCAGCGAGAGCAAACTTGCCGTTGCCCTTGCTCATCCCAAAGTAACCTTCACAGAAGCAAAAGAAATCCTCGACAGCCTAATGCGTCACCTTGGTGCTGAATACGAGCTCAAAGAAATAGAACACGGCTCTTTTATTCCCGGTAGAGTGGGAGAGATAATAGTTGATGGGAAGAGCATTGGGATAATAGGAGAGATCCATCCACAGGTGCTTGAAAACTGGGGAATAGAGATGCCGATAGCGGCATTTGAGATTTTCCTAAGGCCTTTCTACAAGGGAAGTTTTCTCTGA
- the truA gene encoding tRNA pseudouridine(38-40) synthase TruA, which translates to MRVALKIAYDGRRFYGFQRQPNLRTVEGEIIRVLTKLGIIENPKDANFKGASRTDRGVSAFGNVVAFNTSKPELTSPRILNHHLRDVWVLGRAQVPEDFHPRFWSKGKVYRYYLLNEGFDIEKMKSCAEIFVGVHDFSNFAKLEEDKNPIRKIDRIEILQRGNVITVEIEGESFLWEMVRRIITALKLCASGALSIEEVKRMLKEEVDKKLPPAPPENLVLWEVKYNKIFFEKDPYAVEKAKREFFERFAQHLITASIFEDWFTSL; encoded by the coding sequence ATGAGGGTAGCTTTGAAAATTGCCTACGACGGGAGGAGGTTTTACGGCTTTCAAAGGCAGCCCAACTTAAGAACCGTTGAAGGCGAGATAATCAGGGTATTAACTAAGCTCGGAATAATTGAAAACCCCAAAGATGCCAACTTTAAGGGGGCTTCAAGGACTGACAGAGGGGTTTCTGCCTTTGGAAACGTTGTTGCGTTTAACACTTCCAAACCTGAACTAACGTCTCCGAGAATTTTGAATCATCACTTGAGAGATGTTTGGGTTTTAGGGAGGGCACAGGTTCCAGAAGATTTTCATCCAAGATTCTGGAGCAAAGGAAAGGTGTATAGGTACTACCTCCTCAATGAGGGGTTTGATATTGAGAAAATGAAATCCTGTGCTGAAATTTTTGTAGGGGTTCACGACTTCTCAAACTTTGCCAAGCTTGAGGAGGATAAAAACCCTATAAGAAAGATAGACAGGATTGAAATACTCCAAAGGGGAAACGTAATTACAGTTGAAATTGAGGGGGAGAGCTTTCTCTGGGAAATGGTGAGAAGGATTATAACGGCTCTCAAGCTCTGCGCCTCTGGCGCTCTCTCAATAGAAGAAGTGAAAAGAATGCTGAAAGAGGAAGTTGACAAAAAGCTCCCTCCTGCCCCTCCAGAAAACCTCGTCCTGTGGGAAGTTAAGTACAATAAGATATTCTTTGAAAAAGATCCTTATGCAGTTGAAAAGGCAAAAAGAGAATTCTTTGAGAGGTTTGCTCAACACTTAATAACAGCGAGCATTTTTGAAGACTGGTTCACTTCTTTATGA
- a CDS encoding DEAD/DEAH box helicase, whose amino-acid sequence MKTVVLRIPDKSALVYIEKADPKIYFMIYEELTYRKSFGKWEKPESLYDPHTKSFPVGLIPRVKQLLNSKGYRVRVIDERKIEGIEINATWNEEYKLRKYQEKAVKKALKSGMGVLALPVGSGKTIIGLRIIYELNLSALVVVHTKELLYQWAENIRRVLGIEPGLVGDNNWIEKPVTVAMIQTLLSRGVDKLQLPYAVVVFDECHRTSAAEKFYELGISLPQRFRFGLSATPWRRIKGEELKIEGAIGPIIYEVKAEDLIKEKFLAKPRFKVIEYESFMPPLADRYKELYEEIIMENEERNKAIVETAYKLAKQGHRVLIDVKRIEHGKILVEMLKKKGINAEFLSSQSPNRWEIFEKFKNGEINVLVSTLLKEGVDIPEISAIILAGGGKSDIMTIQTIGRALRPKGGSGAVIVDVKDEDPLLFTHFIERQKALRQYYGRYYDKELEKLIKK is encoded by the coding sequence ATGAAGACCGTGGTGTTGAGAATCCCGGATAAATCTGCACTGGTGTATATTGAGAAGGCTGATCCTAAGATATACTTTATGATATATGAGGAGCTAACTTACCGAAAAAGTTTCGGCAAATGGGAGAAGCCTGAGAGCCTATACGACCCTCACACAAAGTCCTTTCCCGTGGGGTTAATTCCCCGTGTAAAGCAACTTTTGAACTCAAAAGGGTACAGGGTTAGGGTAATTGACGAAAGAAAAATTGAAGGAATAGAGATAAACGCAACATGGAACGAAGAGTATAAGCTAAGAAAGTATCAAGAAAAAGCCGTTAAAAAAGCATTAAAATCCGGTATGGGAGTCTTAGCGTTACCCGTGGGGAGTGGAAAAACAATAATAGGGCTGAGAATTATCTATGAGCTTAACCTATCAGCCCTCGTTGTTGTGCACACCAAGGAACTTCTTTATCAGTGGGCTGAGAATATAAGGCGAGTTCTCGGAATTGAGCCCGGACTTGTAGGGGATAACAACTGGATAGAAAAGCCGGTGACGGTGGCTATGATACAAACCCTTCTCTCTAGAGGTGTTGATAAGCTCCAGCTCCCATATGCGGTGGTTGTGTTTGATGAATGCCACAGGACTTCTGCCGCAGAAAAGTTCTATGAACTTGGAATAAGCCTCCCCCAGAGATTTAGGTTTGGTCTCTCTGCAACTCCATGGAGGAGAATTAAAGGAGAAGAGCTAAAGATAGAAGGGGCGATAGGACCAATAATCTATGAAGTTAAAGCCGAAGACCTGATAAAAGAAAAGTTCCTGGCAAAGCCAAGGTTTAAAGTAATTGAATATGAGTCCTTCATGCCGCCGTTAGCAGATCGCTACAAGGAACTTTATGAAGAAATAATCATGGAAAATGAAGAGAGAAACAAGGCTATAGTTGAGACTGCATATAAGCTTGCGAAACAAGGCCATCGTGTCTTAATAGACGTTAAGAGGATTGAACACGGAAAGATCCTTGTGGAGATGCTTAAGAAGAAGGGCATAAATGCCGAGTTTTTGAGCTCTCAGAGTCCAAACAGGTGGGAGATTTTTGAAAAGTTCAAAAATGGCGAGATTAACGTTTTGGTCTCTACGCTATTGAAAGAAGGGGTAGATATCCCAGAAATTTCCGCTATAATACTAGCTGGCGGAGGGAAAAGTGATATAATGACGATTCAAACAATAGGAAGAGCACTAAGACCTAAAGGTGGGAGCGGTGCTGTTATAGTTGACGTGAAAGATGAAGATCCACTGCTCTTTACTCACTTCATAGAGAGACAAAAAGCCTTGAGGCAGTACTATGGCAGATACTATGACAAGGAGCTCGAGAAGCTCATAAAGAAGTGA
- a CDS encoding UbiD family decarboxylase, with translation MIREILNQFHDELIIVEKPASKKFEITSYLLQHKTKPVLFKDVDGWEVAGNIWSTRERIAKYLGIKREELIHFIMEAIENPRPYKEAKTAEFFKNSTKDFSLKELPVPHYFPKDGGQYFTSAIYIAKDENGFVNLSYHRTMVRDEKTGTVRLVPRHLYAMWKDKAEHGEELDVRIIVGNPIHILLAAATSPPYGVSELSIASSMSEMAFGKPLEVVDLNGIPVPVESEFVFEAKILPELDKEGPFVDITGTYDIVREQPVVVFEKMYHVEKPIFHALLSSGYEHYMLMGLPKEPQIYKSVKQVVPKVHGVRLTEGGCMWLHAVVSITKQHDGDGKNAILAAFAGHPSLKHVIVVDEDINIYDDKEIEWAVATRFQADKDLVVIPNARGSSLDPSGEKGLTAKWGIDATKPLGKKKEFERARL, from the coding sequence ATGATACGGGAGATATTAAACCAATTTCATGATGAGCTTATTATCGTTGAGAAGCCCGCTAGTAAAAAGTTTGAGATAACGAGCTATCTTCTTCAGCATAAAACTAAGCCCGTTCTGTTTAAAGATGTCGATGGATGGGAAGTTGCAGGCAACATATGGAGCACGCGGGAGAGAATAGCAAAGTACCTCGGCATAAAAAGGGAAGAGCTCATTCATTTCATAATGGAAGCTATAGAGAATCCTAGACCATATAAAGAGGCAAAAACTGCTGAATTTTTTAAGAACTCCACAAAAGATTTCTCCCTCAAAGAGTTGCCGGTTCCGCATTACTTTCCAAAGGATGGGGGGCAGTACTTTACCTCAGCAATCTACATAGCAAAGGACGAGAATGGATTTGTAAACCTTTCATATCACAGAACAATGGTGAGAGATGAAAAAACCGGGACTGTTAGGTTAGTTCCCAGGCATCTGTATGCAATGTGGAAGGATAAGGCAGAACACGGTGAAGAGCTTGATGTTAGAATAATTGTTGGCAATCCAATCCATATCCTCCTAGCGGCAGCGACAAGCCCGCCTTATGGAGTTAGTGAGCTCAGCATTGCGTCATCTATGAGCGAGATGGCATTTGGAAAGCCCTTAGAGGTTGTAGACCTCAATGGAATTCCGGTTCCAGTTGAAAGCGAATTTGTCTTCGAGGCAAAAATTTTGCCAGAGCTTGACAAAGAGGGGCCCTTTGTTGATATAACTGGGACATATGACATTGTAAGGGAGCAGCCCGTTGTGGTTTTTGAGAAGATGTACCACGTCGAAAAACCGATTTTCCATGCATTGCTTTCTAGCGGATATGAGCACTACATGCTCATGGGACTTCCCAAGGAGCCCCAGATATACAAGAGCGTTAAGCAGGTAGTTCCAAAGGTTCATGGCGTAAGGCTGACAGAAGGTGGATGCATGTGGCTCCACGCAGTTGTGAGTATAACAAAGCAACACGATGGAGATGGGAAAAATGCTATTTTGGCAGCATTTGCTGGACATCCAAGCCTAAAGCACGTGATAGTGGTTGATGAGGACATTAACATTTACGACGATAAAGAGATAGAATGGGCAGTAGCCACGAGATTTCAAGCGGATAAGGATTTAGTTGTGATTCCTAATGCGAGGGGAAGCTCTCTTGACCCCTCTGGGGAGAAGGGCTTAACTGCTAAATGGGGTATTGATGCTACAAAACCTTTAGGCAAAAAGAAAGAGTTTGAACGGGCTAGGCTTTGA